ATCGATGATTCTTCAGCATGAAATATGAGAAATCGATGGCCAATTGGTATAATGGAATCACCGACCTGTTATAAAATCGAAATCCACAATCATGATACCATAATCGTGAAGAACGCGTAACGACCGCATACCACGActattagtgggcataaactacCTACTAACCCTATGATTATAGCCCAATAAGAGAGATTAACTATCCTTTAGTGCCATAATAAGTGGGACCCCACATGCTCAACCGCTACACACGAATCGCTTGTAAATGGGAGGTAAGGGAACATCAATGGTAAGAGAGATTTTTAGGCCAAAACTCTACAAAATTTCATTCTCAATCTTCTATTCACCACTTCCCGTTGACTTAGACATCGGAGAATCTCCATCGAAGAAATTCAGGCAAGTGGACTTGTTTTATAGGTAGCTCTCCATCAAAGTCAGGTGCCCACGGAGATTGATCACAACAGATTGGCTCACCAAGTAGGGGATAACCATGATAAAGCTCCATAAGCTTTTCTTTGGCCCCTCTTGTTCTCTCAGAGCACGATGCCTAAAGCGAGGAATACCATCATTGGTACAGCAGGTCCCCTGTATGATGGGATGACTAATCAAATTCCGATGGAGGATCAAAACTGTGAGGAGCTCAATTCTCCACATCCAGTAGTTCTAGCGGATCAATAACAATTTGCCATCCTTGTGCAGCAAGTGCAGTTCTTAACTGTGGCTGTGTAGGGTTTACAGCAAGTGGCTGACAAGCCTCAACAACAATCGAGGGAGCTCCCACCAACCTCGATCGCTCCCTCGAATCGACGCCATTGATTATCGACAGCCCCATCTCGACACAGCTGATAATCTATGACGGTGTAATCTCGATGATAGTTTTATCAGCGGGATGGGTCCCGCCACTCGACCCATCACCCCCAACAGTTAACACATCGATCACCGTCTATTTCCCCCCCGCAAGGTTGATAAGAGGAAACGACgacactctctctctccctcatcCAATGAAGGTTTTACTCCTGGGTGCTCTCTCCGAAAAGGTTTTGGGTATATGAATGACTATGAGCGGAAGCTCCGAGAGCTAGATCGCCGAATTGAAAAGCTATAGATGGACCAGAGAAGACCCTCTGGAGAGATAGAATTCAACACCCAACCTCCATTTACTCAGTAGATTATGGACGAGCCAATCCTGGCTCGATTTCGGATGCCATAAATGGATCCATATGATGGTACGATTGATCCACTTGACTCCGACGGATCCAAAAAGAAGAAGTTAGAATTACAAGGTAGGTAGAACAAAAGTGAGCGAAGAATGGAATGTCGACTTACGTCGAGGATGGTAGGGTAAAATGATGAAAAGATGTCAGATATGGTCTGATCCTTTCTATTTTTTCGGTCCATCGGGAGAAGTGTAGCCTGCAAAAGCTGCTTGGCCAATTTTGGGTTCTCCAAGGCCGACTTGCCTACGGGTACTCGAATGGCAAAATACTCCATGAATCTTCGAAAGCCTCATCGTCAGTCGAAACCTATGGGGTCTTTCCACGCTCTTGAGCAGATTGTTGACCGACTGGCATCGCCATCCATTCGGGTGTAAAGGACCATCGGGATGATGATGGCACCCGAGATGTCGTCAGCACCGCATTGGCTGGTAGTGGATCAACGATCGTGATATCGCCATCGTGATGATCGCTAGAATGCTCAACCGACAGAGGAGCTTCAGCTAATGGTGGGACCTCTAGAGCTGATAGTGCAATGATGGGATCAATGCGGGCCTCAAAAATATCCACCAAAGGAGCATCGGATCGTGTCTTTTTCGGACCCCAAGATGGACCCGCACCAGCAGCTGGCCTCTTTCTTATGGCATTTCGCTGAATCTCATCTGCCGACGACCACATACCTACAAATAGAAAGTGACAATGACTTAGCCACAAATTTTTGAGGTTAAATAGAAAAAATGAAAGACCGAAGACAACTACTATGCTATATCTACGGAAGGTGCCAAACTAAGTCTGATGTACAGGCTATGCTCCGTCAACAGCTCCCGTTGCGGAGAAACTTCCATGTCTTTCAAATACTAGAAGTCTTCTCAGTTGGCAATATCAACTCTGTTATTCTCGTTAGGGCTCACCCTAGGTTTCCCCTAAGAAGAAGGAAAGCCTCATGCCGAagaggaagaaacaaaaaaaaaccaacttttccatccatggatggaagaagggAGCTCAGAAATAAAGTAAAGATCCTACCTCAGATCAAAAAACCACCAATCGTTGGCCTTAGTGTGTGGATGAAGTGCAAAGAAAGATCGAAAAATTGATATTCTTGGACTGGTTGGAATCAGACGATACAATAGAGCAAAACATAATGATACAAAAAGAATTCGGGGCAAGTTGTACAGGACAGATCCTATAATAGTCAAAAGTATTCCAAACAAAGTCCGAAATCGAAAAACGAAGATCAGTCCACGGTACTCTACGTAAGTGGCCATTTGGCCTAGAGGAGAGGAGTTCACTCGATCATTTGGATTAGACGCATAAAGTTGAAATTGCTTCAGGATATGATATCGCTCTCGGAGTCGAAAAACTCTTGATCCGATCATAGAAGAAGCTTCCACGGTCGGATCCGAAAGGGAGTCGTCCACTGAACTAACTGATCGACTACCCCGAGAGGATTCTGGATGAGAGACCCGACCTACAGGTCTATCATCGTCTTCCCTAATCTTACCCTTACCCTTCCTATTACTACTAGCCATTAACAATAGCAGAGAAAATCGAAAAAGAAGCGAAGAGAAGGAGAAAATGAAAGCCAATTTAAAAGCAAAAGGAAATCTTGAAGATTCCTAAGATGCAGAGAAGAAGAAGGTGATCTCCTTCAATGGAGCTCTCAATGCTCGTGGGAGAATTCTCATATTCTCAGAGTTGCAAAAGACCCAAATGAAGGGAAAAAACGATCTTTATATAGAACCCACCAATGGTTGCGATAAGTTTGCAATATCAAGACCAATCATCATCTGAACCTTTCGACGTACCTATCATCTGATCAAGATACATCGGCACGATCCACATAAATCGTTAAGAACCAACAATCATCGGATACGTGGCGGCATCCAatcgatcaaaatcaaatcaattgaaTTGTTCCGCTGTCTGATCGACTGCAATATTAAATAGCTATTTCTTCGATTTGGTATTCTAatgatgatcatacaattatcgaaatgacaaaatgactgaagatttttttattttcgagataatcattaatgtttgcaacCGAAATGAACACAAAATCGGGGTTCGAAGTCATGGCAGAAGATACGCTGACTCCCATCGTCCAACGTATCAGATCATCTGAGACTTGGGAGTGGAGGACAATTATTGGGATAATCGGATCTGCTTCCTTAGATTTGAGATCGGCCCCGATTCCACATCAGCAACGGATGTCAGACCGAAAGGTCTCACCAATCGTTAAAATAGGACCGCCAGAGGACTTATTGGTTCGACTGTAGCATCTATAAGGTTCATCATTCTGATATCCCATCGGCATCATAGAACACGAAGAATGGCCGACTGCCTATCGATAACTTCCGATTACCTTCTCAAGCAGCAATCAATCTAAGTGACCCAATACATTGTGTTACCGATGACTCTTCGGTGTGAAATATAAGAAATCGATGGCCAGTTAGTATATCGGAATTACCGACCTATTATAAAATCAGAATCTACAATCATGATACCATAATTGTGAAAAACGCGTAACGACCGCATATCACGATCGTTAGTAGGCATAAGCTGcccactaactccatgattatgaccCAATAATAAGGATTAACTACCCTTTGGTGCCATAATAAGTGAGACCTCACATGCTCAACCGCTATACATGAATCACCTATAAATGGGAGGTAAGGGAATAGCAGTGGTAAGGGAGGTTTCTGTACCAAAACTCTATCAAATTTCATTCTCAATCTCCTGTTCATCATTCTCCGCTGACTTAGACATCGATAAATCTCGATCGGATAAATTCTgacaaataaatttattttacagATAGCTCTCCATCGAAGTCAGACACCTACGGGGATTGGTTGCAACAATTATTATTGTCATGGTACTTCGAGTGCGTGATACTTGGCTAGGGATGCAAATGGGCGGGTTAAAATTTACATTGTTTCTGCGCCCGACCCGGAAGCCTCCTGCCTCGTTCTCTCTTTAAACTCAACTCCGCCACTGAAACGTTTTAGCCAGGTAAAGTCGTTCCAAGAGATAAGAGACGCAATAATTTACTGACATCCCGTAATTTACTGGCATCCCGTAACCTTGTTCCCCTGTTCTTCTTCTAAACGGGATGCATTGCCCACAAGATGGTGATATAACCTGATAATTTCTCTGAAATCTTAACTAAGAAGTAAGAAGAATCCACTGTGACGCAGTCCATCCAACGGCAAGTCAATGGCAAAACAAACTTGATGATGACAAGCTTTTTCATTTTTGACCTCCAAGCCAAGTAATTGTGTCCTTCATCTCCTCTATAATTAAGAGGCCAGCTTCCGGGATCTGGAACCAAACGTCCTCTCACATTCCATCCCTTTTCATCACAATGCCGCCCCGGCCTAGACACAGGCGACGCCCACCCGGCCCTCCGCGTCCTCGCCCGGAACCTCCCAGGCCGCCACCGCCCAGACCTGAACCGCCGCCACCCAGACCGGAGCCTCCCAGGCCACCACCGCCCGGTCGTCCACCACCCCGGCCAGAACAGCCCAGGCCGCCACCGCCACCCGGACCAGAACCGCCCAGGGCCCCTCCGCCACCCCGGCCAGAACCGCCCAGGGGCCCGCCGGCCCGTCCAGAACCGCCCAGGGCCCCGCCGGCCCGTCCAGCACCGCCCAGGGCCCCGCCGCCCCGGCCAGAACCTCCCAGGGCCCCGCCTCCCCAGGCAGAACCGCCCAGGGCCCCGCCGCCCCGGCCAGAACCGCCCAGGGGCCCGCCGCCCCGGCCAGAACCCCCAAGGGGCCCGCCGCCCCGGCCAGAACCTCCCAGGGCTCCGCCGCCCCGTCCAGAACCGCCCAGGGCCCCGCCGCCCCGTCCAGAACCGCCCAGGGCCCCGCCGCCAGGACCTCCGCCACCCCGTCGAGAACCGCCgcggccgccgccgccgccgcagcCCCGGCCAGAACCACGAGGGCCGCGGCCACCCGGTCCGCCGCATCATCACCATGGACCGCGCGGCCCGCCTCCACCATGATCACACCGTCTATTAGCAATGGTGTGGAGATCGGATTTTTACAAATATTGTGCAATTGTGTGGAGATCGGATTTTGACAAATATTGTGGAATGCTTCGAGAGAGATGccggtgctttttttttttttcttttcgaggAACAGAGAGATGCCAGTGTTATGTTGTTCATGCGTGAGCCAGGATTCCCGTCATTGGCAACTAACGTATCGTCTTTGCACGTCTAATAAAATCCCAGTGTGTTGATTGATGGATAAATAGTGGTTGATCTTGTTTGGGCATGATTGCTTTTTACCCAAATCGAGGCTGCATTCGGTAatgtttctatttttttaatttaaaaataaagatagaaTAAAGATAGAATTTTTTCTCAGATTtctcataataaaaaaatatatttattttttaaataataaaagcaaAAATAACGTGAGAAGTCAGAAGCATGTAATCGGACGAGCATTGGGATAGTGAGGAGCGGGAGAGGGGGGCAACTAGGGACAACATGATGGAAGCTGCTTGAATGGAAGAGCACTTGATCATGCCAATAAATGATAGAAATGGATGGGACATTATTGCTCGGTCTCTCCGATGTGGTATGACATGGAAGGTCAGCTCGGATCTTCCACCTATCTAGAGTAGATAGACACCGGTCTGGATTCTGGACATCTGCAAGAAAGTTCGTTCGCACCGAAGGAGATAAGGGGGTGTTGGTATAGATTCTCATCGATTAATCGATTACCTTCCTACTTGTCTCCATGCCGACTAAAAAAGTCGCACCGATTAAACCACTGTGGCCTTTCCCGACTCAGATCAATGAGTCCTACCTGGTCGACTCAATGACGGCCTCTATCAACGATACTCTGCCGACTAAAGGCAGCTCTCTCTTAATCGGCATCAGGCCGACTAAAGTTGATGTGCCACCTACGGCCACTTACACTCAATAGCACTCAGCCTGAAACCGACTTCCTATTCGGTGTACGGTCGACTATGTCAGTCGACGACGGGATACCACCTCTCAATGGCTTTATCTTGCCGACTTTGACAACGCGGGTCTTTACCAACTAGCTGAGAATCAAGCATGGTCACCATGCCATTTTGACAGACCGTATCAGGGTCATGTCACTCAAACGCCATACTCTGACTGCGTATCATGATGGGATGCTATGAATTCATTAAATGCGCCCATGAGGTCATTTATTATTTCCTACGTGCAGTGGCATCCGCCACACTATCCGTGCCGAATACAGGGCACACTCATCGTCAATATTTAAAGATGCCCATGCGACACCACACTATGCTGTATGATAATACACGATCGACATGATCATCGTAAGCAGAGACTCCTCCAGGTAAGCATACTATTTGCAACCCAGAGACTCTGTCGCTCTCTTTTCACGAGCCACCTCACTAATTTGAATGTCAGAGGGTCCTCGTCGGAGCCACCTCTGATGGGACTTATTTTTAGGCCTTTCTTCTTTGGCACCGGACAGAGCCCGGCACTACCCTTCTTCAGTCATTCTCACCGCTCTCAGTCTTGGTCTTGACTGTGTGCACCTTCTCCGATGATGGCATACCATTTTTCAACATTCTCGCTAACTCCCAACAGGTGCGGCCCCTAGTCGGCTCCAGACCGACTATCGACTATCCATCGGAGAAAGGCCATAATAGTTCGATGCACCAGGAAGGGGAGGTCgcagtagaaaaaaattttttctctcaagaACCCCTATAGCCAAGACGAGGGCGCAGAATGTTTCTGCAAGCTGTGTTCGACGCTCGTCATGGCATGACGCACGTTTGGTGACCCATGAAGAGCCGAGTGCTTCACGACTATCGGTGATGGTGGATCCTGGATTTGCTGTCCTTGTGCAGTAGGTAAAAAATTTGACAGAAGCTGTCCAAGGTCTCTAGCAACAACAACTGGAAGAGGTCGCATCATGTGATGCACCTTCCGGACGTAGTCACCGACCACGATCTCCAATCCGTCACTTTACGTGGCACTCCCGTCGGGCGAGTTCTCCACCCGCTTGACGGTCACTGTGTTTAGAATCTCCGCACGCTTCGTGTGTCGATTCCAGTGATTGCCGGCCTCCACATTCCCCTTGAAGAACTCAGCCCAAGAGGAAGAGGCTGCGGTCTCCgtcaagatcctcttcttctgggAAAGGTTCTATTCCAGGTTACTCACGGCATCCCAATGTATTGCAATAATGGCTGGACGAGTATGATCGAAAACTAAAAGAGATAGATCACCGCCTGGAGCGGCTCCAGACCAATCATTGAGACCTGACCAATGAATTTGGGATCAGTACGATCCACCTTTCTCAAGATGGATCCTCGATGAACCGATTCTTAGTCAGTTCAAGATACCACAAATCGAGCCATATGATAGCTCCACTAACCCACTCGATCATCTTaaaagctacaaagctctcatgcttTTACAAGAGGCATCTGACGGCCTCCGCTGCATCGCCTTTCTAGTTTCGAAAAATCGCACGAGCATGGTACTCGAGGCTACAACCAGAAAGCATCAACTCTTTCAAGCAGTTTGAGCAACTGTTCATGGCATACTTCAACACAAATCAGAGAGTATCTAGAACTACTGATAGTCTTTTCTCCATCAGGCAACAAGATAGAGAATCACTATGCGACTTCGTGGCGTGTTTCAACACTGCCACCCTAGAGGTCAAGGACCTCGATGAGGCGACGGCTATCACGACGATGAAGCGGGGACTCTGGAACTCTAGATTCATCTACTCTTTGGACAAGATGCTTCCTCAGTCCTACGTCAAACTCCTTAAGCGTGCACAAAAATACAACCGCATCGAGGAAGCCGCGACTAACCGACGCCAGTTCGAGAGAAAGGGCCCAAAAAAGAAGGCCAGAAAAGGAGGAGTCTTTGGGGAGCTTAGTCGGATCCGTACTGAGAAGGAGGCTCCACCTTTCTGATTAAACCAGAAGCCCAAGAACTTTGtaagcaggtatgactcctacacacCTCTGACTATTTTTCGATCGTCGATCCTTATGGAGATAGAGGGGGAGAACTTTCTTCGCCGACCCTCATCGATGAAGATGAAATCTCATGATCGAAAGCGCTACTGCCGCTTCCATCGCAATCACGGACACGACATAGAGGAGTACCGCCAGTTGAAGAACGAGATCGAGGACCTGATAAAATGGAGATATCTCAGGAAGTATGCGCGAGAGTGACCTACGCAGCTACTTTTTGATCCACCTCATCTAAAACTAGAGAAAGAGACTCACATCCAATTGATAGTAGATGTGTTCAACATGATCTCGATAGGACCATGGCTCCAGGGGGTGGACGACTCTGAACACACTCCCAAGCAGCAGCGGGCCGACAATGACATCGTCTTTTACCGTAGTAGATTTGTGAGGAGTCCAGACTCTCACAATGATGCTGTAGTTATATCAATGACAAATGACAAATATGATGTAAAAACATATCTTGTTGATAATAAAAGTTTCGCTGATATGATTTTCTATGACTGTTTCTCCCAGATGTAGCTTTGTGCTAACCTTCTCAGACTAGTCAGCATTCCTCTAATCGGATTTACAGATGACTTGGTCAAGGTGGAGGGTGAGATTGAACTCTCTGTCATGATCGAACAATTACCTCGACAGTCAACCATGCACCTCAGCTTTCTTGTAGCCTGGGTCCCATCTGCCTATAATGTTATCTAAGAGCAGTCCAAACTAAATGTGCTTCGAGCGATAGTCTCAATGTACCATCTGCTCGTGCACTTTCCGACAAAGAAAGGAGTCGGCAAGATGAGAGGAGACCAGTAATTTGTCCGATAATGCTACTTAACCACTCTCAATGGAAAAAGACTAGTCGAAACTCTCCTCATTGATGACAGACTGGATCAGAGAGAAGTCAAAAGTCGGGAAGAACCTGCAGAGCAGCTCATTTTAGTTTTTCTATACAGTGGAAACCCAACTAAAACCATTCAAGTCGGATCTTCATTGAGTGAGGAACTGTGAGAGAAGCtacttaattttttaagaagaaatatggATGTCTTTACCTGATCTACCTCAGACATACCAGACATTCCTCCAAAAGTCATTATCTACAGACTAAACATTGATCCTGACTATAagccggtgagacaaaagaagAGAAGCTTTGCTTCAGAGTGACAGAAGGTCATCGATAAAGAAATTGATAAGTTATTGATAGCGAACTTCATCCATGAGGCAACCTATCTGGATTGGCTCGTGAATATAGCGATGGTCAAAAAAGTAAATGAAAAATGATAGATCTGCATCAACTATACTGACTTGAACAAAGTCTGTCCTAAGGATAACTTTTCACTCTCTAGAATAGATCAACTAGTCGATGCAACGTGAGGACATCAACTGCTCAGCATTATGGATGCCTTCTCTGACTtcaatcagatctggatggtATCCGAAGATGAGAAGAAGATGGCATTTATCATAGAGAAGGATCTATACTGCTACAAAGTCATGCCCTCTGGCTTCAAAAATATCGAAGCAATGTATCAAAGGCTGATCAACAaagtcttcaaagatcagattagatgtaacatggaggtctacatcgatgacatgctcatgaaaagcacTGAAGCTGCCCTCCATATCAATGGCCTGCTTGAAGCTTTCGATGCCCTAAGGAAGCACCATATGAAACTAAACCCGACTAAGTACGCCTTCGATGTCACGTCGGAGAAGTTTCTTGGCTTTATGGTGATAAAGAGAGACATCGAGgcaaatcttgagatgatcaagatGGTTTTCGATATGAAGCCTCCAAATTTTTGGAGGGACATTCGAAAATTAGCCGGGCATGTCGCTTCTTTGAGCCGATTTATTTTCAAGTTCATAGAACGGTGTCTTCCCTTCTTCAAAATCCTCAAGCAAATAAAGGACTTCACCTAGACGGAGGAGTGTCAAAAATCCTTCGATGAGTTGAAGCAATACCTTAGCTCTCTTTCACTTCTAACAAAGCCCAGCACAAGCGACGAATTGCTCATGTACATGGTGACGGCTTCTGAAGCCATCAACTTGGTATTGATCTACGAAGAAGATAAATTGCAGAGGtccatctactacataagtcggatGCTATGTGATGTCAAGACAAGATATTCTCTGATTGAAAAGATCATCTTCGCAATCATAATGACTATTCGGCAATTACGGACCTATTTTCAAGCCCATTTGGTGAAAGTTTTGACTAACCTCCCCTTGAGGACTTTACTTCATAAGCCAAATACCTCAGAGAAAATGGCAAAGTGGGTGGTTGAACTCATCGAGTTCGACCTTTGTTTTTCCCCAAGATCTTCTATGAAGGCCCAGATTTTCGCTGACTTTATCATCGAGTGTACCCCAACCGATAATGATCAAGTCGAAGATAACTCTCTGGAGGATACTTAAGAACTTGCATGGATTCTACATGTggatggagcttcaaacgctcaaggaTGCAGCATGAGCCTGATTTTGACCAATATTGACGGGATGGTGACCGAGTATGCTcttcgattcaacttcaaagctttaAACAACTAAGTGGAGTACGAAGTCCTAATAGTCGGGCTGAAGATCGCTAAAGATCTCGATGTGAAGCATCTATAGATATTCACCGATTTGTAATGCATTGTCGGACAGTTTCGAGGAGAATATGCAGCCCGAGACCCTATCCTCTCTAGATATCTACAAAAGCTTAAGTCTCTGTAGTCATATTTTGGCTATTTTGAGATTTCTCACATCTCTCGCTTCAAGAATGCTCGAGCCGACTCTCTGTCTCATCTCGCTACCTCCAATTGCAGTGAGCTTGAAACAATTTTCATCGAGCATCTCGAGAGCCTGAGCATTGACTCAAAGGAAGAAGTTCACCAGGCCCAAGTCAGACATGAGCCTAGTTAGATTGACCCATTCATCAACTTCTTGATGAATGAAACCTTGCCAGTTGATCCTGCTAAGGCACATTGATTAAAGAGATTGGCAACTCGATATGGATCATTGATGATCAACTCTATAGAAGGTCAGCATCTCTTGCCCTACTTAAGTATCTCCAACCTTTCGAGGCCGACTACACTCTTTGGAAGGTGCATGAAGGTATTTGCggcaatcacttggggggcaagttgcTATCCTATAACATTCTCTGATAAAGATACTACTGGCCGACTATACAGAAGGATGCCTGTGGTTTGATATAGAAATGTGACTATTGTCAAATGTTCACCAGCATCCAGAGGCTTCCCTCAGTCACCTTACAACCATTTCGGTATCCTAGCCATTCGACCAATGGGGTGTCGACATACTTGATCCATTCCTGCCTGCTAGTGGACAAAGGAGATTTCTCGTAgtggccatcgactacttcattaAATGAATCGAAGCTGAACCACTAGCATAGATAATAGAGTAGAAGACTATCGATTTTCTATGGAGATCCATCATCTGTCGATTTGATCTACCCTGAGTTATCATTACTGACAACGACTGATAGTTCAACGATACCAAGTTCGAAGAGTTCTGTACGAGGTATCACATCATCCACAAGCTTACTTCAGTTGGACATCCGCAATCTAATGGTGAAGATGAGGTAACCAACAAGATGATTCTCCAAGGCCTGAAGACTAGAATCACTCAAGCTAAAAGAATGTTAACCGACAAGCTACACAGTATCCTATGGTCTTATCGAATAACTCCTCAGATCT
This genomic window from Elaeis guineensis isolate ETL-2024a chromosome 13, EG11, whole genome shotgun sequence contains:
- the LOC140853091 gene encoding uncharacterized protein, with the translated sequence RGQLPGSGTKRPLTFHPFSSQCRPGLDTGDAHPALRVLARNLPGRHRPDLNRRHPDRSLPGHHRPVVHHPGQNSPGRHRHPDQNRPGPLRHPGQNRPGARRPVQNRPGPRRPVQHRPGPRRPGQNLPGPRLPRQNRPGPRRPGQNRPGARRPGQNPQGARRPGQNLPGLRRPVQNRPGPRRPVQNRPGPRRQDLRHPVENRRGRRRRRSPGQNHEGRGHPVRRIITMDRAARLHHDHTVY